In the genome of Bradysia coprophila strain Holo2 unplaced genomic scaffold, BU_Bcop_v1 contig_232, whole genome shotgun sequence, one region contains:
- the LOC119076103 gene encoding replication factor C subunit 4: MHAFLKNSKGLSKDKTKSNQESSTVNRKKTPAPWVEKYRPKSVDDVVEQGEVVAVLKQCLSGADLPNLLLYGPPGTGKTSTILAAARQLFGDIYKDRILELNASDERGINVVRTKVKNFAQLTASATRPDGEPCPPFKIIILDEADSMTHAAQAALRRTMEKESRTTRFCLVCNYVSRIIQPITSRCTKFRFKSLSEQRIIERLQFICKEESVSVDDDVYKNIVDISGGDLRRAITMLQSVYRLKGGQSVQITAGDILEISGVIPNRYLDELLGICRSGNYTNLEKYVEDIINEAFSIGQLFDQLCDFIIQHPDISNKQKSVICDTLGKCCFRLEDGGSEYLQIMDLGCTIIKAMQLSA, from the exons ATGCACGCATTCCTTAAAAATAGCAAAGGCTTGTCGAAGGATAAGACAAAGTCCAATCAAGAATCATCGACcgtcaatcgaaagaaaacaCCGGCTCCGTGGGTCGAGAAata TCGCCCAAAGTCGGTTGACGATGTTGTGGAACAAGGTGAAGTGGTGGCTGTATTAAAACAATGTCTAAGTGGAGCGGATCTACCCAATTTACTTCTCTACGGACCACCAG GCACCGGTAAGACGAGTACCATCTTGGCTGCTGCACGACAGTTATTCGGCGATATTTACAAAGACCGAATATTGGAATTGAATGCTTCGGATGAGCGAGGTATAAATGTTGTTCGTACCAAAGTGAAGAACTTTGCACAATTAACTGCCAGCGCAACACGACCTGA CGGCGAACCTTGTCCACCTTttaaaataatcattttggACGAGGCTGATTCAATGACCCATGCCGCCCAGGCCGCCCTTCGTCGTACCATGGAAAAGGAGAGTCGCACGACAAGATTTTGTCTGGTCTGCAATTATGTGTCCCGAATCATACAGCCGATTACGTCCCGTTGCACCAAATTTCGATTCAAATCGCTGAGCGAGCAACGAATTATCGAACGGCTCCAATTCATATGCAAAGAGGAATCGGTTTCCGTCGACGACGatgtttacaaaaatattgtcgaCATTTCGGGCGGTGATTTGCGCCGGGCTATCACAATGCTGCAGTCGGTCTATCGCCTGAAAGGTGGCCAATCCGTTCAGATCACCGCCGGCGATATACTGGAAATATCCGGCGTCATACCGAATCGATATCTGGATGAATTGTTGGGCATCTGCCGGTCGGGAAATTATACGAATCTGGAGAAGTATGTGGAGGATATTATCAACGAAGCGTTCAGCATTGGCCAGCTGTTCGATCAGTTGTGCGACTTTATCATTCAGCATCCGGACATAAGCAACAAGCAGAAGAGTGTCATTTGCGATACGTTGggtaaatgttgttttcgtCTGGAGGACGGTGGTTCGGAGTATCTTCAAATAATGGATCTCGGATGTACGATCATCAAGGCAATGCAATTGTCAGCGTAG